The sequence CGGTTCCGGGAAGGAACGCGAAGACGAGACCGTCGCCGAACGGTGCTTCCGTTCGCGCATTTGGCTGAATCGATCATAGCAGAAGCCGGCGCCGAAATCAAGTCTGCGACGGCGGCTTCACGGGACTTCGCGAAGGCTTTGGCCGCAAGCCCCGGTTCGGTTGCCCGGTCTTCAGTCCGGGTTTATAATAAAAGGCGGCAACGACCGAAAGGGGGCGCCGGCCCATGAACGTCATCGTCCGCAGCAACGACCGGCTGGACGATATCCGCGAAAAAGTACTCGGCGGAGAACGACTCGGTTTCGAGGACGGCGTCCGGCTGCTCAAGTCCGACCGGCTGCTCGAGATCGGCGCGATGGCCGACCACGTTCGACGCGAAAAAAACGGCGACTACGTCTATTTCATCGTCAACGCCCACGTCAACTACACCAATGTCTGTTATCTCGACTGCAAGCTGTGCGCGTTCGGCGTCAAGCCCGACGACCCGCGCGCGTATACCCTTTCGCTCGACCAGCTGGAAGCCAAGTTCCGCGGCCTGGCGGGGCGCGGTTTTTCGGAAATCCACATCGTCGGCGGCGTCAACGCGAAGCTGCCGTTTTCTTATTATGAGCAAATGATCCGCTTAGCGAAGTCGATCGTGCCGGAAGCGCACATCCAGGCGTTCACCGCGGTCGAACTCGACTACCTCGCCCGCGTCTGCCGGATGGACGTCGAAGAAGTGATCGTCCGCCTGCGTGAGGCTGGACTCGGGTCGATTCTCGGCGGCGGGGCGGAAATTTTCGATCCGTCCGTCCGCCGCATCATAAGCGGCCACAAAACCGACGCGCGCCGCTGGTTCGACATTCACAGGACCGTCCACCGACTCGGCATGAAGTCGAACGCGTCGATCCTGTACGGACACATCGAATCGCCCGAACACGTCGTCGACCATCTGCTTCGCCTGCGCGAACTGCAGGACGAAACCGGCGGCTTTCAGGCGTTTTTCCCGTTCGCGTTTCACCCCGCCAATACGAAGCTTGCCGAAGAATACCGGCTGTCGGGCGAAACGACCGGCTATTACGACTTGAAGCTGCTCGCGGTCGCGCGGCTTTTGCTGGACAATTTTCCGCACATCCGGGCCTTCTGGATGATGATCGGGCTTAAGCTCGCCCAGGTCGCGCTCAGTTTCGGCGTCGACGACCTGGACGGCACGGTGATGGAAGAGAGAATCATTCACGCCGCCGGCAGCTCGGCGCCGCAAATGACGCCGAAAGAAACGTTCATCGAGATGATCCGCGAGGCCGGCCGCATTCCGGTTCAGCGCGACACGCTCTACAACGTGCTGCGCGTATTCTGAACCTTCCGCACCGTCGCAAGGCGTTTTTTGCGCGCGCCGCGGCACGCCGCAAGGCGCGGCTGCGATGCAAAGAACGCCGTAATGCCTGTGCGCGTCGCCGCAAACGCCCGACGCCGACGCCGAAAAGGGGGTTGACCGCCATGGACGGCGCGATCCGCGCCATTGCGACTCGTCCCGCATCGAAAATGCGGGAAATCGAAGAAAAGGTATTGAGCGGCGAGCGGTTGACGTTGGAAGACGGCCTGTTCCTGTACCGCGAGGCCGACCTGCTCGAGCTCGGCCGGCTCGCCGACGAGTTCAACCGCCGGCTGAACGGTCTGAACGTCTATTTCGTGCAGAACATGAGCCTCTATTTTACGAACGTCTGTGAGGAGCGGTGCGCATTCTGCCATTTCCGCCGCGACGAGGGCGAACCCGGCGCCTATACGGTCGCGCCGGACGAGATGATCGAATACGTCCGGCGCCACTACCACCCCGACATGCGCGAATTCCACATCACGGGCGGTCACAACCCGCACATGCCGTTCGAGTACTATGTCGAATGCGTGCGGACGCTCAAACGGCATTTTCCCGACGTCACCATCAAGGCGTATACGGCCGCGGAAATCGACTTTTTCGCGAAAATTTCCGGCCTATCGTATGAAGATGTGTTGCGCACGCTCATGGAAGCCGGCGTCGAAACGCTGCCGGGAGGCGGCGCGGAAATCCTGTCGGAACGTTACCGCCGCAAAATGCGTGTCGAAAAGGCGTCGGTCCATGAATGGCTGCAAGTGCACCGAACCGCACATCGGCTCGGCATGAAAACGCACGCGACGATGCTCTACGGCCTGGTCGAGACGCTCGAGGAACGCCTGGAGCACATGATCCTGCTGCGCGAACTGCAGGACGAAACAGGCGGCTTTCTCGTGTTTGTGCCGAACGCCGTGCAACCGGCGCCCGGCCTTCGCGACATCCGCCGGCGCGTTCCGGCGACCGACAGCCTGCGGACGATCGCGGTCAGCCGGCTGATGCTGGACAATTTCCCGCACATCAAGGCGTATTTCATCAACCTGGGCGTCGAGCTGACGCAGCTGGCGCTGTCGTTCGGCGCCTCCGACGTGCACGGCACGATCGTCCAGGAGCGGATCAGCCATTCCGCCGGCGCGAAGTCGCCCGAGGGGCTGACGCGAGACGAACTCGTCTGGCTGATCCGCGGTGCGGGTCGCGTCCCGGTGGAGCGCGACACGTTTTACCGCGTCATTCGGACGTATTGAAAAATCTGCCGTCTTCCGCGAGTTCGTCGGACTCGATCTTGGCCAAAATTTTGTCGTAGAGCTCGTCCGGCGTCGGCGCTGACACGATTTCGCCGTTGACGAGCGCATACGGTTCGGTCGCGCACAGCGCGCAGTGATTCATGCAGTCGTATTCGACAACGTCGATGTCGGGATGTTCTTGTTCCAGCCGGCGTGTTACTTCTTCGGTGCCGTGGCCTGCGTTGTTGATGCAAAACTCGACGATGGCCCGCATGGGCGTCGCCCTCCGGAAGGCGGCCGCGCGTCTTCGGTGCCGGCGCTCGACGCGGCCGTCGTTTCTGTTTATAATTGATTTTAACCGGGCAAAAATCGTTTGAAAAAGACGGGGTGAACCGTTCGATGGCGACGGAAACGAACGACAGCCGCATTTACGACGAAGTGCTGGAGGTTCTGGACAAGCTGCGCCCGTTTCTGCAGCGCGACGGCGGCGACGTCGAGCTCGTCGACGTCGAGGACGGCGTCGTGAAACTGCGCCTGATGGGCGCCTGCGGCAGCTGCCCGAGTTCGACGATTACTCTGAAAGCAGGCATCGAACGCGCGCTGCTCGAAGAAGTAGAGGGCATCAAGGAAGTGCTGCAGGTGTTCTGACACGCCTGCAAGCGCGGCCGTTTCGCCGAATGTTCCGGCGTCTGTTCGGGTTTCGGCGGGACGGCCGCTTATTTTCTCGGCCGCAACGGGCGCGGACGGCCGACGCCCAGCACGGCGGCCCGCACGCAACGAAATACCGGATCGCAGACAAGCGGGGAAAAGCCGTTCGCCGCCGCCGGTTCGACGTCGACGGGAACAAGCGCCGCGCCGTCCGTATCCTCCCCGCTGTGCCGGCCGGTCAGCCGGCGCACTTCGGCCGCGTACACGTTTTTGACGAGTTCTTCTCCGGAGACGTCCCGCACTCGGTACTGCGCAACCAGCCAAATCGATTCCGCCTCCGCGCCGGTTTCTTCCATCAGTTCGCGATATGCCGCCAGAAGCGGCGGCTCCCCCGGCTCGACCTTGCCGCCCGGCCATTCCAACCCGCGCAGCCGGTGGCGCGTAAAGACGAGCCGGCCGTCGAACGCCGCTAGCAGCACGACGTGCCCAGCGTCGGCGGTTTTTCGCGGGAACACCGTCAACTCAACGGCATGGCGGTACGCTCCTTCGAATGCATAACGCTGCTCGTCGCCCCACAGCCGCCAGCGCATGATCGGCATCAGAATCCGGCCCCCGTTTGACGGAACCGCCAGTCGCGCGCGTCGATCGGCCCCGACGGATGAGATCCGTCGCGCAGCCGCTCCGCCAAAAACCGAAAAACGGACTCCAGCGTCGCGCTGACCATCTCCAGCCCCTCTTCCAAGTCTTGGGCATTCGCCTCCAGATCCTCGACGTACGTCCTCGGACCGACGCACGCCGCCGCAGCGGCCAACAGATCGTCCTGCATTTCGGCGTTGAGCAGGTGAATTTCCACATTGCGGCGCATGCGCAGCCGCTGCATCGGTTCGGCATGCCGCTCTTTCGCCTCGACGAGCTGGCGCGCCAGCTCCGGAACCGCGCGGACGTACTGCATTTGCCGAAGGACCGTGAAGTAAGAATAACGCCTTTTGACGCGATCGGTGCGAAGGTGAAACAAACCGTTCAGAAACGAACCGAGTTTGTCCAGCAAGGAAAAAACCCGGATGAAAGCGTTTTTATAAAAATATTCGTAACGGCGATAGTCGTCAAACTGCTCGCCGGTCATGCTTTCGATCGGCACGGCTATGCGCACCCGGCGACGAAAATGTTCGGCCAGATAAGCACTTTGCTCCAGCTCGTCGTATGCCCAGTACAACGCTTTCGCCCATACGTCGCATTGCGCGTAAAAGGCGCAGTCGGGATCGGACGCCGCAAGGTGCGGTTTCAAACCGCGCCGGTACCGGTCCAGCGTCTCGTAAACGCGCCGCCCGCGCTCGGTCATGGGGGCCCGGCGTTCCCCGATCAGCACGTGCAACACAGCCGTCACCCCTCTACGCAAAATATTCCTTCCAACGCCGGTCGACCAGTCGAACGGTTTCTTCGTCCGGTTCGAGTTCGGCGGGATAGCCCGGTTTCATGCGCGCGTCGACGACGATCGGCGTCCGGTACCGACGGCGATGGTCCGCCCATTCCCCGCGCGCGCGGATGTCCGACGCCGGATTGAACCGCGTGAACACCGTCCAGAGGAACGTCGTCCGGTCTTGCGCCGCGCGCGCGTCGTCGACGAGCACGACGAGCGGCCAGTCGCCAAGCGGCTCGCCGGCTTCCTCCAACAGCCGGTCGGCCCATGCGGGATCGCGCGTGTATGTCGGCCCGGACGCGACGAGACAGCCGGGACCGTATACGCGCACCGCGTCCGCCCCGGGCAATAGCGGCCCGCCGAACGTCCGCGGCAACGCGCGCACCGGCTCGCCGACGCCGATCAGCACCGCCTTGCTGCCGTGATTGAGCTTTGGCCCGGTGTAATCGAGCGTGTCGTGGGCGGTCGGGTCGAACACGTACAAATCCCGCGCAGGATCGAACCGTTCCAACACGGCCTCGAGCATCGCGTCGAAATCCGCCGGATCGACCGGCCGGTCGGTGACCAGCAACACTTTCGTCAGCGACAGCTGCCCTTCGCCCAAAATGCGAAACGCCGTCGCCAACGCCTCGCGCGCGTAGCTTTCGCGTACGACCGCCGCCGCCAGCGGATGAAAGCCGGTTTCCGCGTATGTCCACAGCGCGCGGACGCCGGGCATCGCCAGCGGAAACGCCGGCGACAAGAGCCGCTGCAAAAATTCTCCGAGATAATAATCTTCCTGCGGCGGCTTGCCGACGACGGTCGCCGGATAAATCGCGTCTTTGCGGTGCCACATGCGGTGCGCGCGGAACACCGGAAAGTCGTGTCGCAGCGAATAATAGCCGTAATGGTCGCCGAACGGCCCTTCCGGCCGCCGCTCGAACGGCGGCACCTCGCCGCAGATCGCGAACTCGGCCTCTGCGATCAAGGGATGGCCGCCGTATGGATCGCGCGCGACGGACAACCTGCGGCCGGTCAAAAGCGACGCGAGCATGAGCTCCGGCACCGATTCCGGCAACGGAGCGACGGCGGCGGCGATCAGCGCGGGCGGCCCGCCGAGAAAAACGGTGACGGGAAGCGAACGACCACGTTTTTCCGCCTCGTGGTAATGAAATCCGCCGCCCTTGTGGATCTGCCAGTGCATGCCCGTCGTCGCATCGTCGAACACCTGCATGCGGTACATGCCGAGATTGTGCCGGCCGGTTTCCGGATGCTCGGTATAGACGAGCGGCAGCGTGACGAACGGACCGCCGTCTTCCGGCCAGCACGTAAGCGCCGGTAACCCCTGAAGCGGCGACTCCGTCCGGCAACGCTCGAGCACCGACGCCCGTGAGGCCGGCACGGTGCGCACTCCGGTCCGCAGCAGCCTTGCGATCAGCCCGCGCTGCCGCCACACGCGGCGGGGCGTCGGCGGCACGAGCGTTTCCAGCGCTTCGACGATCCGACCGACGATCAACTCCGGCTTCGGACCGAACGCCAGTTCGACCCGCCGCCGCGTGCCGAACAGATTGGTGACGACCGGAAAATCGCCGCCCTTGACGCGGGTGAACAGAAGGGCAGGCCCTCCTTCGGCGATCACCCGCCGGTGTATTTCGGCCAGCTCGAGCCGCGGATCGACGGGAACGCCGACTTCCTTCAACTCGCCTTCGCGGCGAAGCCGACCGAGAAATTCGCGCAAATCGCGATAGCCGACCTTTTCCACGAACCGTCCTTCCTTTCCGGAAAAAGCGGCGGGCAGCCGCTTTCGCCGCCGTCCGACGGCCGGCGCGACCGCCCGCGTCTGCCGAATCATCGGTTTGCGTTTATTCGACGACCGTCGGTCCGGCCGGGTCCGGGACCGTTTTCCCTCCTTCGCGGAGTCTCCGCCTCCCGCCGTACCCCCGGCCGAGCGCGGCGACCGCCGCGACGCTCAAATAAGCCAACGTCGTAAACAGTCCGCCGATCAGCAGCGTATGAACGACGCTCGCCGCCAGATATGAAACTTCTCGGCCGAGCAACACCGACACGACGCCGCCGCTGGCCACCTGGGCGAGCGTCCAGACCGGCACCGCACGCGACGCAAGACGAATTCGCGCGTTCTTCTCGCGGTGCCCAGCCGCGGCAAGCGCCAGCGCCAATGCCAGCATGCCGAGCGCCGCCAGCCGATGGGCGAACGCGATACCCGTCGCCCCCGACAGCTCCGGAATCCACTTGCCGTTGCAAAGCGGCCAACCCGTGCAACCGCCCTGCGAATCGGTATGGCGGACATATGCGCCGAGATAGACCGCCGCGTAGGCATATGCGGTCGCCGAGAGTACGAGCCGGGCAAAACGGCGCGACATGCCGCTGGCTGCGGCACCCGTCGCGTCGATTGCCGCGGCGTCCGTTCCGCCGGCCGTCACGGCGTCCGCCGGTTGCGCCGGAAACTTTCCGCCGGCCGACGGCCCGAACCGGCGCGTCTCCAGCGCGAGCAACGCCGCCGCGGCGAACGCGATGAGCGAAAAGCCGAAATGAAGCGCCATCACGGCATCCGACTGCGGTCGGACGACGGCGAGTGCGCCGAGCACCGCCTGCAGCAGCGTAAAACCAAACGCCGTCCACGCGTACGCGACGACCGTCCGCCTGCCAGCGAACGCGCGACGTACCGCCAACACCGTCGCAGCGACCAGGACGAACGCGATCCCGGATACAGCGCGATGGCTGTACTCGATCCACGATTCAACGGTCGGTTCGGGCAACAGGCCGCCGCGGCACAACGGAAAATCGTCGCCGCAACCGCGTCCCGACTCCGTTTTCGTCACCAACACGCCGGCCGCGAGCACAAGCCCCATCGCCACGGCCGTCCAGAAAGCAAGCCGCCTCGCCATCTGCGGCCCCCGTTTCGTCGCGCCCCGCAGGCTGGGACGCCGGATTCGTCCGCCTTTCATTATACCTTATATCCCGGCTCGTCCGCCATTTGACGTCTGTTTCATCTTTGTGAACTGTTTTCAACGCCCGCAGGCAAAAAGCGCCCGACTCTTCTCGCCACCGGCGCCGGAAGCGCCGCCAACTCCTCCGGTCCGACGCCGCGGAACGCCAGCAAAAGAAACGGATAGACGACAGCCATCGCTCCGACCGACAGCACCGCCGCCGCCCCGTAAAACGCGAATTTTCCAGAAAACGGCAAGACCACTTCTGCCAGACGTTCCGCCGCGACGCCGACGGCCGCCGTCGCCGCCGCCGCCGCACCGACGCCGATCCATTTTCGCCCGAACACCGCAAACGGCACCTCCCGGCGCAACATATACAGCTGCAAACCAGCGGCCAAGGCAAATCCCGCGCCCGTCGCCAACGCGAAACCGTAGGGCCCTGCGACCGGCGCGAGCACAGCCGTCAGCGCGATTTTGACCGAGACGCCGGCGGCGACCGAGACGACCGGGCGGACCGTCAGACCGAGCCCCATCAGGATCGACCCCGCCGACATCATCAAAATCTGAAAAACTGCCCCCGCGGTCAGGAGCGCGACCAGTCCGGCGCCTTCCGCGTCCGTGAACAGAAAACCGACGATCGGCCGCGCCGCCGCCGCGAGCGCGACGACGGCGGGAATGCCGGACAGAAGCGCAAGCCGCAGACACACCGACGTCTGCCGCGCCACTTCATTCCGGTCCCCGCGCGCATGGGCGGCTGCGATGATCGGCAGCACCGACTGGCTGAGCGCAACGGCGAGAATGATCGGCAACCCCGCGACTGACTGCGCGCGCGCCGTCAAAATGCCGAGCCATTCCAGCGCCTCGCGCTCGCCCATCCGCGGGATGAGCAGCGGATTCCACAGCAGCGTGTCCGCCGTATACATCGCCGGTACCGCCAGCGAAAACAACGTAACGGGCAGCGAAATGCGGAAAATTTTCCGATAAAGCGCCGCGTCCGGCCTCTGGAATCCCGAACGCAAACGGCGGAAAAACGCCCCCGCCGCGACGCGGTCGCCGTCACTCCAGCGCGCCCGGCGCACATAATACACCATTACGGCCAGCGCCGCCGCACCCCCGAGCACGCTGCCGAACGACGCCCCGGCGGCCGCAGCCGGAATCGAGGCGCCGAGCGCGACGAATGCACCGGCCAGCGCGAGCGACGATCCGACGCGCACGATCTGTTCCCAGATTTGTGAAATGCCGCCCGGTGTCATCCGGCCGAGCCCCTGCATATACCCGCGCATCATCGCGACCGCCGGAAACACGAGCAGCGTCGGCGCGATCGCCCGGTAAGCCGGCGCCGAATCCGGCAGCCGGCTCGCGGCGGCGATCCAGGGCGCCGCAGCGAATAGAAAAACGGCGGTTGCAGCCCCGGCGAAAACGGCGAATTGCATCGCCGCGCGGTAAACGCGCTCCGCTTCCGACAACCTTCCGAGCGCCGTCTCCTCCGCCACCAGCCGGCTGATCGCCGACGGCACGCCGGCCGTCGCCACCGTCAGCAGCATCAGGTACAAATTGTTTGCCGCGCCGAACAGCGCGTTGCCTTCCTTGCCGATCACGTATTCGAGCGGCACGCGCTGTACGACGCCGAGAAACCGCGCCACAAGCGCCGCGGCAGCCAGGACGAGCGTGCCCTTCAGCAAGGTATCTCTGGCCAACGTCGAGTCCCCTTCTTCCAGCGTCCGATTCAGCGCCCGGATACAGCGGTCAAGACTGCGGGAACGCTTCCGGGCCGATTCGACATTCCACCGCGTCGTCACAAACTCCTTGATCCTGGTCTTATAGGCAGGACCCCGATCAAACGGATCTCAAAAACCTCCGCAATGGGCCGAAACGGCTTGTTGGCGACAATCTGTTCCAGTACCGTCTGCGTCAGTTACATGGGATCCTGCCGGTCTTCTTCAGTCGGCCTTTGAAGCAGGATTTTTGAATTTTTCCATACCATCTCTTCCTTCAAAAACAGCCTTCGATTGGCATCTTGATTAAAAACAATACGATATTTTGAACCGCCGCCGCGATCGCGGACCGCCTGCTGAAATCCGCCCACTTTTATGACATCGTGCAAAAACCGAAAAACGTCGAGCAGATTCGACTTTCCCGCCGCGTTCGGTCCGACGAAGAGGTTTCGAATTCCGAGCTCAACTTCGATATGACCGAACCGCATCATCACCGATCTTCCCTTTATCCGCGATTCGCGATCGTCGTCTACACGCTGGGCAAAAGGCGTTCGAGCGGCTGCACATTTCCGTACGTCGGCCTCGCTCCCCGCGCCGACGCCGCCCACCGCACCGCGTTGCGCAAGACCCGGCGCACATTTTCGTCGTAATACGTCGGGTACGTCTCGTGGCCGGGCTGAAAATAAAACACCTTGCCCCGCCCGCGCCGCCACGCGCACCCGCTGCGGAACACCTCGCCGCCGGGAAACCAGCTGACGAACACGAGTTCATCCGGCGGAGGAACATCGAAAAACTCACCGTACATCTCCTCGCACGGCAACTCGAAATATTCACCCAGCCCGTCGGCGATCGGATGCGACGGGTCGACCACCCAGATCCGCTGCTTCTCGTCGGCCTCCCGCCATTTCAAATTGCAGCTCGTCCCCATCAGCCGCATGAACGGCTTCGACTTGTGCGCCGAATGAAGCGCGACCAGCCCCATACCGTCGAGCACGCGCCGGCAGACGCGGTCGACGACTTCATCCGCCACTTCGCCGTGTGCGACGTGCCCCCACCAGACGAGGACGTCGGTCGTCTCCAACGTTTCTTCCGTCAGCCCGTGCTCCAGCATCTCCAGCGTCGCCGTCCGCACTTCGATGCCGCTTTCGCGTAGACCGTCCGCGATCGCCGCGTGAATGCCGTTCGGATAGACGCGCCGGACGTCTTCGCGCCGCCGTTCGGCAATCCCTTCATTCCACACCGTCACGCGAATCATGCGCATCCCCTCATTCCCAGATCCAGACGACGAACAGTACGATCATGATCCCCAATTACCCGCGACGTGCTCCCCCGAGCACGAATTCCCGGATAACGCGCGCGACACCGTCTTCGGCGTTCGATGCCGTCACGACGTCGGCCGCCGCCAACACCTCCGGCTGCGCGTTGCCCATCGCGACGCCGAGCCCCGCTTCCCGGATCATCGCGACGTCGTTCAAACTGTCGCCGACGGCGACCACTTCGTCCATCGCAATGCCGAACGCCTCGCACACCAGCCGCAACCCGGCCGCCTTGCTGACGCCCCTGGCGTTAAACTCCAGATTGAGCGGGTGCGAGTTCGTCACTTCCAGCGTGCCGCGCCGCTTGGCTTTTTCCCGCAGCATCTCACGCACATGCCCGTCGGTCGCCCACACGCCGAACTTCAGCCACACATGCCGCCCCGCCGCAAGAGGCCAATGCTCGGCGTCGTAAACGCCGTCAGACGCGTACGCCCAATAGCGCAGCCGGTGCCGCACCGCCAGCCCGCGCAGCCACGACACGTCGTGCCGGTCGAGCGGCCGCCTGGCGAGCAGCTCCGCCCGCGAACGCCATACTTCCCCTCCGTTGGCCGCCACGAACGGTCCGTCCAGGCCGAGCTCCTCCGCGTACGGCAGCAAACTGTGCATGCCGCGCCCCGTCGCCAGACAGACGACGACCCCGGTCTCGCGCGCCCGCGCGATCCACAGCCGGTTTTCCCGGGAAATGCGCTTGTCGTCGTCCAGCAGCGTCCCGTCCATATCGAGCGCCAGCAGACGATACGCCGACCCGCGCGAACCCGTCACGACACCGTCGCCGCCCGTCCCGCGGCCGCCCGCCCGGCGAAAACGTCGGCCGATTGCATCTCCTGTATGAACGCAACATGCCATAGCGCGAAAATGTAGACCACCCACAACTTGCGCGCGTGATCCGCCTTTTGCCCGCGATGTTCTTGCCAAAGCCGCTCGACATACCCGAGATCGATCAGATCGTCGACGCCTGCTTCCCGAATCTGCTCAAACACCGTCGCGCCGTACGGCCCGGCCAACCAGCGCGAGATCGGCACCGGAAAACCGAGCTTCGGCCGGTTCAGCACGAAATCCGGCACGACGCCTTCCATCGCCTTGCGCAGCACATACTTCGTCGTGCCTTCCGCGATCCGGTAATGCGCCGGAATGCGCCTCGCCAGCTCGAACAGCTCCTTGTCGAGAAACGGCACGCGCAACTCCAGCGAATGCGCCATCGTCATTTTGTCCGCTTTCATCAGAATGTCGCCGGGAAGCCACAAGTTCAGATCGACGTACTGCATCCGCGACACCGGATCCAGCCGTTTCGTGCGCACGTAGAGCGACCGCACCGTCTCGACCGGAGACGCCTCACGTCGGTCGAGAAGCTCCCTGCCTACGCGAAACAGCTCCGCTTTCGCCTCCTCGGTAAAAATGCGGGCGTTGCCGAAAAACCGCTCCTCCAGCGGCGTCGTCGCGCGCAACAAATAATTGCGGCCGTACAATCCTTTCGGCAGCAGCCGGAACAGCCGGTGAAGTATCCGCAAAAGCGGGCCCGGCAGCCGCGAAAACGGCGACACCGCCAGCGGCTCCCGATAAATGCGGTACCCGCCGAACAATTCGTCCGCTCCTTCGCCGGACAGCACCACCGTCACATGCTCGCGGGCCAGCTCGGCCAAATGGTAGATCGCGATCGCCGACGGGTCGGCGACCGGTTCGTCCTGGTGCCATACCGCCTTAGGCACCGAGTCGAAAAACTCGTCCCGCCCGATCACTTTCGCGTAATGTTCCGTGCCGATCGCCGTCGCGATGCGTTCCGCTATCTCCGTTTCGTTATTAGGCCCCTCGAACCCGACGCTGAACGTGCAAATCGGCTCGAACTGCCGCATCATCGCCGCAATCGACGACGAGTCGATGCCGCTGGACAAAAAACATCCGCGCGGCACATCGCTGACGAGGTGAGCGCGCACCGAATCCTTGAGCCGTTCCCGCAGTTCCTCGACGTACTCGCCGAGCGGCCGCTCCTCGGGTTCAAACAACGGATCCCAGTAGCGGACGAACTCGATCCGGCCGTCTGCGCTTACCCACATCGCGTGCGCCGGCGGCAGCTTCCAGATCCCTTCGAACATGGTGTTGGGATCCGGTACATATTGGAACGTCGCATACTTCAGCAAGCTCTCCACGCGAAGCCGGCGCGGCACGCCCGCCGCCAGCAGGCTTTTGATCTCCGAAGCGAACAAAAACCGTCCCGGCTCGCTCACATAATAAAACGGCTTAATACCGAACCAGTCGCGCGCAGCAAACAACTCCCGGCGCCGGACGTCCCAGATCGCGAACGCGAACATCCCGCGCAGCCGTCGCACGCAGTCCGCCCCGTACTCCTCGTACAGGTGAAGGATCGTCTCCGTATCCGTCCGCGTCCGAAACCAGTGCCCCCGGCTTTCCAATTCGCGTCTTAGCTCCAGGTAGTTGTAAATCTCGCCGTTAAAAACGATCCACACTGTGCCGTCCTCGTTCGACATCGGCTGGCGGCCTTCCGCCAGATCGATGATGGACAGCCGGCGAAACCCGAACCCGACGTGTCGTTCGCGCCAAATTCCTTCGTCGTCGGGACCGCGATGCGCGATCGGTCCGATCATCGCGCGAAGCAGCGCCTCGTCGGGCACCGTCGGCTCGAAACAAACCATTCCC is a genomic window of Candidatus Reconcilbacillus cellulovorans containing:
- a CDS encoding asparagine synthase (glutamine-hydrolyzing), which translates into the protein MCGIAGMVCFEPTVPDEALLRAMIGPIAHRGPDDEGIWRERHVGFGFRRLSIIDLAEGRQPMSNEDGTVWIVFNGEIYNYLELRRELESRGHWFRTRTDTETILHLYEEYGADCVRRLRGMFAFAIWDVRRRELFAARDWFGIKPFYYVSEPGRFLFASEIKSLLAAGVPRRLRVESLLKYATFQYVPDPNTMFEGIWKLPPAHAMWVSADGRIEFVRYWDPLFEPEERPLGEYVEELRERLKDSVRAHLVSDVPRGCFLSSGIDSSSIAAMMRQFEPICTFSVGFEGPNNETEIAERIATAIGTEHYAKVIGRDEFFDSVPKAVWHQDEPVADPSAIAIYHLAELAREHVTVVLSGEGADELFGGYRIYREPLAVSPFSRLPGPLLRILHRLFRLLPKGLYGRNYLLRATTPLEERFFGNARIFTEEAKAELFRVGRELLDRREASPVETVRSLYVRTKRLDPVSRMQYVDLNLWLPGDILMKADKMTMAHSLELRVPFLDKELFELARRIPAHYRIAEGTTKYVLRKAMEGVVPDFVLNRPKLGFPVPISRWLAGPYGATVFEQIREAGVDDLIDLGYVERLWQEHRGQKADHARKLWVVYIFALWHVAFIQEMQSADVFAGRAAAGRAATVS
- a CDS encoding aminofutalosine synthase MqnE, with amino-acid sequence MNVIVRSNDRLDDIREKVLGGERLGFEDGVRLLKSDRLLEIGAMADHVRREKNGDYVYFIVNAHVNYTNVCYLDCKLCAFGVKPDDPRAYTLSLDQLEAKFRGLAGRGFSEIHIVGGVNAKLPFSYYEQMIRLAKSIVPEAHIQAFTAVELDYLARVCRMDVEEVIVRLREAGLGSILGGGAEIFDPSVRRIISGHKTDARRWFDIHRTVHRLGMKSNASILYGHIESPEHVVDHLLRLRELQDETGGFQAFFPFAFHPANTKLAEEYRLSGETTGYYDLKLLAVARLLLDNFPHIRAFWMMIGLKLAQVALSFGVDDLDGTVMEERIIHAAGSSAPQMTPKETFIEMIREAGRIPVQRDTLYNVLRVF
- a CDS encoding UDP-N-acetylmuramoylalanine--D-glutamate ligase, whose amino-acid sequence is MRAIVEFCINNAGHGTEEVTRRLEQEHPDIDVVEYDCMNHCALCATEPYALVNGEIVSAPTPDELYDKILAKIESDELAEDGRFFNTSE
- a CDS encoding 4-hydroxybenzoate decarboxylase, yielding MEKVGYRDLREFLGRLRREGELKEVGVPVDPRLELAEIHRRVIAEGGPALLFTRVKGGDFPVVTNLFGTRRRVELAFGPKPELIVGRIVEALETLVPPTPRRVWRQRGLIARLLRTGVRTVPASRASVLERCRTESPLQGLPALTCWPEDGGPFVTLPLVYTEHPETGRHNLGMYRMQVFDDATTGMHWQIHKGGGFHYHEAEKRGRSLPVTVFLGGPPALIAAAVAPLPESVPELMLASLLTGRRLSVARDPYGGHPLIAEAEFAICGEVPPFERRPEGPFGDHYGYYSLRHDFPVFRAHRMWHRKDAIYPATVVGKPPQEDYYLGEFLQRLLSPAFPLAMPGVRALWTYAETGFHPLAAAVVRESYAREALATAFRILGEGQLSLTKVLLVTDRPVDPADFDAMLEAVLERFDPARDLYVFDPTAHDTLDYTGPKLNHGSKAVLIGVGEPVRALPRTFGGPLLPGADAVRVYGPGCLVASGPTYTRDPAWADRLLEEAGEPLGDWPLVVLVDDARAAQDRTTFLWTVFTRFNPASDIRARGEWADHRRRYRTPIVVDARMKPGYPAELEPDEETVRLVDRRWKEYFA
- a CDS encoding trehalose utilization protein ThuA; this encodes MIRVTVWNEGIAERRREDVRRVYPNGIHAAIADGLRESGIEVRTATLEMLEHGLTEETLETTDVLVWWGHVAHGEVADEVVDRVCRRVLDGMGLVALHSAHKSKPFMRLMGTSCNLKWREADEKQRIWVVDPSHPIADGLGEYFELPCEEMYGEFFDVPPPDELVFVSWFPGGEVFRSGCAWRRGRGKVFYFQPGHETYPTYYDENVRRVLRNAVRWAASARGARPTYGNVQPLERLLPSV
- a CDS encoding aminofutalosine synthase MqnE, coding for MDGAIRAIATRPASKMREIEEKVLSGERLTLEDGLFLYREADLLELGRLADEFNRRLNGLNVYFVQNMSLYFTNVCEERCAFCHFRRDEGEPGAYTVAPDEMIEYVRRHYHPDMREFHITGGHNPHMPFEYYVECVRTLKRHFPDVTIKAYTAAEIDFFAKISGLSYEDVLRTLMEAGVETLPGGGAEILSERYRRKMRVEKASVHEWLQVHRTAHRLGMKTHATMLYGLVETLEERLEHMILLRELQDETGGFLVFVPNAVQPAPGLRDIRRRVPATDSLRTIAVSRLMLDNFPHIKAYFINLGVELTQLALSFGASDVHGTIVQERISHSAGAKSPEGLTRDELVWLIRGAGRVPVERDTFYRVIRTY